One stretch of Legionella birminghamensis DNA includes these proteins:
- a CDS encoding amino acid permease, with product MNSRFIGGILLIVGTSIGGGMLALPVANAATGFWQSSLFLLLCWAVMTLGALFILEANLYLPPGKHMVSMAEATLGIPGLLVAWLSYLFLLYSLLAGYISGGADVFSSLLGFVNIHLQEWQAILLFTLIFGMVVYGGIRKVDLLNRLLMFGKLGAYCLLVLLISPKVKAEHLISGDYRYIAGTIMILITSFGYAIIIPNLRDYFNDDLRTLRKVILIGSCIPLFCYLAWDAIIMGTLPTEGDTGLAALLHDEHTTSALAGILSQTVNNPLISSIFNFFTSICMLTAFLGVSLCLISFLADGFKMEQQGRAGVLLFILTFLPPLLLVIYSPGIYIKALNYAGIFCVILLLLLPALMTVYGRKRFKGRYTVPGGAYTQSIVIIFSIILMVNAIWQLLNQ from the coding sequence ATGAACTCAAGATTTATTGGCGGTATCTTATTAATAGTAGGCACTTCAATTGGCGGCGGAATGCTGGCATTACCAGTAGCCAATGCTGCAACCGGTTTTTGGCAATCCTCCCTGTTTTTGCTTCTTTGCTGGGCCGTAATGACGCTGGGCGCCCTGTTTATCCTTGAGGCCAACCTGTATCTTCCTCCCGGCAAACATATGGTTTCAATGGCAGAGGCAACCCTGGGTATTCCAGGACTTCTGGTTGCCTGGCTAAGCTATCTCTTCCTGCTTTATTCGTTACTTGCCGGTTATATCTCCGGAGGTGCTGACGTTTTTTCCAGCCTGCTTGGCTTTGTTAATATTCATCTTCAGGAATGGCAGGCCATTTTATTATTCACTCTTATTTTCGGGATGGTTGTTTATGGCGGCATCCGAAAGGTAGATTTGCTCAATCGCTTATTAATGTTTGGTAAACTTGGAGCCTATTGTCTTTTAGTTTTGCTGATTTCTCCCAAGGTGAAGGCCGAGCATCTTATATCCGGCGATTATCGCTATATTGCCGGTACCATCATGATCCTGATTACTTCATTCGGCTATGCGATTATTATCCCCAACTTGCGCGATTATTTTAATGATGATTTAAGGACACTGCGCAAGGTCATCCTGATTGGCTCCTGTATTCCATTGTTCTGTTATCTGGCCTGGGATGCCATTATCATGGGTACTTTACCTACTGAGGGTGATACGGGTCTTGCAGCATTATTACATGATGAACATACCACCAGTGCATTGGCAGGCATATTGAGCCAGACAGTTAACAATCCCTTAATCAGTTCCATTTTTAATTTTTTTACCTCGATCTGTATGTTAACCGCATTTCTGGGCGTATCCCTCTGCCTCATCAGCTTTCTGGCAGATGGTTTCAAGATGGAGCAACAGGGGCGAGCAGGAGTCCTCCTGTTTATCCTGACTTTTCTTCCGCCCCTGCTTCTGGTTATTTACTCACCAGGTATTTATATCAAAGCACTTAATTACGCGGGAATATTCTGTGTCATTTTATTATTACTACTACCAGCCCTGATGACAGTTTACGGCCGGAAGCGCTTCAAAGGACGCTACACAGTTCCTGGAGGTGCCTATACTCAGTCGATTGTTATTATTTTTTCCATTATTTTAATGGTCAATGCAATTTGGCAATTGTTAAATCAGTAG
- a CDS encoding amino acid permease, which yields MTNSKLLGGILLIVGTSIGGGMLALPVSTAEVGFSNSIFFLILCWLIMTVGAFLILEVNLRLPAGSNMVSMAKSTLGLPGQIIAWITYLFLLYTLLAAYISGGSDVLNGILARLGIAFPSWLTSLLFTFVFSLVVYAGIRAVDYVNRGLMFGKLGVYLLLIAIISPHVDVSSLNGGSARAITGSLMILVTSFGFASIVPSLRDYFEEDISALRRVILYGSLIPLACYILWDAVIMGVVARDGEEGLLSLMTNEHATSGLTNALSNAVHSQWITGFFGFFTSICMVTAFLGVSIGLFDFLADGLSLKKSGLQGKGTLALTFVPPLFVVLINPGIYLHALGYAGVCCVILLLLLPAVMTWRARQIDGTNSLKIVPGGNLMLGLVALTAIFLLSIAF from the coding sequence GTGACCAACTCAAAATTACTCGGCGGTATCCTGCTCATCGTGGGTACATCTATTGGCGGCGGTATGCTGGCTCTTCCTGTTTCTACCGCTGAGGTTGGTTTCAGTAACTCCATTTTCTTTCTTATTTTATGCTGGCTGATTATGACAGTTGGCGCCTTTTTGATTCTTGAAGTCAATTTGCGCCTTCCTGCAGGAAGCAATATGGTCTCTATGGCTAAATCAACCCTGGGTTTGCCTGGTCAGATTATTGCCTGGATAACCTATCTGTTTTTACTGTATACATTGTTGGCTGCCTATATCTCAGGCGGAAGCGATGTATTAAATGGCATTCTGGCAAGATTAGGCATTGCCTTTCCCAGCTGGCTCACGTCCCTCCTGTTCACCTTCGTATTCAGTCTGGTAGTTTATGCGGGTATTCGGGCCGTAGACTATGTTAACCGAGGCCTGATGTTTGGAAAATTAGGCGTCTACCTTCTGTTAATAGCCATTATCAGTCCGCATGTCGATGTCAGCTCTTTAAACGGAGGTTCAGCGCGAGCCATTACCGGCAGCCTCATGATTCTGGTTACTTCTTTTGGTTTTGCATCCATTGTTCCCAGTTTACGGGATTATTTTGAGGAAGATATTAGTGCATTACGCCGGGTTATACTATACGGTTCGCTGATTCCTCTAGCCTGCTACATTCTGTGGGACGCAGTAATAATGGGTGTTGTTGCCCGTGACGGTGAAGAAGGTTTGTTAAGTCTAATGACAAACGAACATGCCACCAGCGGTCTTACCAACGCACTAAGCAATGCCGTTCATAGTCAATGGATAACAGGATTCTTTGGGTTTTTTACTTCCATCTGCATGGTGACTGCTTTCCTGGGTGTATCTATCGGCTTGTTCGATTTTCTTGCCGACGGTTTATCCTTGAAGAAATCCGGGTTGCAGGGAAAAGGCACGCTGGCGCTTACGTTTGTTCCCCCTCTTTTCGTTGTATTAATTAATCCGGGTATTTATCTGCATGCTTTAGGTTATGCGGGAGTTTGCTGTGTTATTTTATTACTGCTTTTACCCGCAGTAATGACCTGGAGGGCCCGTCAAATTGATGGGACAAACAGTTTAAAGATTGTGCCTGGG